The Temnothorax longispinosus isolate EJ_2023e chromosome 12, Tlon_JGU_v1, whole genome shotgun sequence genome includes a window with the following:
- the LOC139822742 gene encoding glucose dehydrogenase [FAD, quinone]-like translates to MNNIRRVLHVLSIYTIINSLHGHSYSSLHGNSNSNNGWTLQKLLSSPIDFLKQNQQYVSQELPDMTPQFGDRYDFIVIGAGTAGATIAARLSEVPQIKVLLIEAGSSENLFMDIPIIAPIFQIYNKINWNYQTKSSHKYCRGMKNNSCHWASGKVVGGGSVLNFMIASRGSAENYDRWAEMGNEGWAYQNVLQYFKKLETMDIPELKSDINYHGTDGPVHITYPPFHTPLAEAFLEAGKELGYSLVDYNGKNKIGFSYLQATIINGTRMSSNKAYLHPVHGRTNLYLTRESTVTKVLTDRITNRAIGVEFIKNKQTIRVFAKKEVILCAGAIRSPQLLMLSGIGPAKHLTDLGINIIRDAPVGENLMDHLTFFGLSFTTIAAAGFKLFDLINPFHSHISDFLINRMGTFTIPGGCEALGFVNTKQPRNNNNLPDIELLFGGNAMKELVPQRMLQLKDPITQEWDKYSLSNGWTVLPILLKPKSRGRITLLASDVNVKPEIVPNYFDDPDDVRTMIAGIRTALSIGQTKTMQAFDSKLLNITYTECNNYEYDSDAYWECVIRMLSTTLYHYCGTCKMGPSGDPTAVVDPRLKVIGVEGLRVADASIMPEIISGHLNIPVYMIAEKAADMIKEDWGYLEKS, encoded by the exons atgaacaATATTCGGAGGGTCCTCCACGTTCTCAGTATCTATACCATAATCAACTCATTACACGGACACTCATACAGCAGTCTTCATGGcaatagtaatagtaataacgGATGGACGTTGCAAAAATTACTAAGCTCACCTATTGATTTCTTGAAGCAGAATCAACAATATGTAAGTCAAGAATTACCGGATATGACACCCCAGTTTGGAGACAGATACGATTTTATAGTGATCGGCGCTGGTACGGCTGGAGCAACCATAGCCGCAAGACTAAGCGAAGTGCCACAAATTAAAGTACTGCTGATCGAAGCTGGTTCCAGTGAAAACCTCTTTATGGATATCCCAATAATCGCTCCCATCTTCcagatatacaataaaataaattggaacTATCAGACCAAATCATCCCACAAGTACTGTCGTGgcatgaaaaataatagttgCCATTGGGCGAGTGGAAAAGTAGTCGGTGGCGGTAGTGTGCTAAATTTTATGATAGCATCTAGAGGCAGCGCCGAAAATTACGATCGATGGGCCGAGATGGGGAACGAAGGCTGGGCATACCAGAACGTCCTCCAGTATTTCAAAAAACTGGAAACAATGGATATTCCAGAGCTAAAATCGGATATTAACTACCACGGTACCGATGGACCAGTACATATCACATACCCGCCATTTCATACCCCGTTAGCAGAAGCCTTTCTAGAAGCTGGCAAGGAACTGGGATATTCACTAGTGGATTACAACGGAAAGAACAAAATAGGATTCTCATATCTGCAAGCCACAATCATAAATGGCACTCGCATGAGTAGCAATAAGGCATACTTGCATCCCGTGCACGGTCGCACCAATCTTTATTTGACTCGTGAGAGTACGGTGACAAAAGTGCTAACCGATCGTATTACAAATCGAGCAATCGGCGTAGAATTCATCAAGAATAAGCAAACAATACGTGTGTTTGCGAAGAAAGAAGTAATTCTATGTGCAGGTGCCATTAGATCGCCGCAATTATTAATGCTTTCCGGCATCGGACCAGCAAAACATCTTACCGACCTAggcataaatataattcgagATGCGCCAGTCGGCGAGAACCTCATGGACCATCTAACGTTCTTTGGATTGTCATTTACAACAATTGCAGCAGCAGGTTTCAAGTTATTCGATCTGATAAATCCGTTTCATTCGCATATATCGGACTTCTTAATCAATCGAATGGGAACGTTTACGATTCCGGGCGGGTGCGAGGCCCTCGGTTTCGTCAACACAAAACAGccaagaaataataataatttaccaGACATCGAATTATTGTTTGGCGGTAATGCAATGAAAGAGCTTGTTCCCCAAAGGATGCTCCAACTTAAAGATCCTATAACTCAGGAATGGGATAAGTACAGTCTCAGCAATGGCTGGACTGTTTTACCAATACTGCTGAAACCTAAAAGTCGCGGTAGAATAACATTGTTAGCTAGTGACGTTAATGTTAAACCAGAGATCGTGCCAAATTATTTCGATGATCCAGACGACGTCAGGACAATGATTGCTGGGATTAGAACTGCGTTAAGTATTGGTCAGACAAAGACGATGCAAGCGTTCGATTCTAAATTGTTAAACATTACTTATACGGAATGCAACAATTACGAATATGACTCCGACGCTTATTGGGAATGCGTAATAAGGATGCTATCAACGACACTTTATCACTACTGTGGCACTTGTAAAATGGGACCTAGTGGAGATCCGACTGCTGTCGTCGATCCCAGATTAAAG GTTATTGGTGTTGAAGGATTACGAGTAGCAGACGCATCCATTATGCCCGAAATTATATCGGGGCACCTAAACATTCCTGTATATATGATCGCCGAAAAAGCGGCAGATATGATCAAAGAAGACTGGGGTTACTTGGAAaagtcataa